The Syntrophobacterales bacterium genome contains the following window.
ATTTCGCCCACAATCCGGCGAAGATAGCCGCTGCCGTAAACGCGGCAAGAGGCCTCTCGGGGCGCATCGTTGCTGTGTACCAGCCTCACGGGTTTGGTCCCACGAGGTTTCTGAAAGATGAATACATTTCGACCTTCCAAGCCGTCTTTCGACGGGAAGACTCACTATATCTTCTGCCGATTTATTACGGTGGAGGCACAGCGGAAAAGAACATCGCCTCGGAGGATATCGTAAACGGTTTGGGCCTCGTGCCATTTCATGCCTGTGCGGTAACGAGCCGCAGCGAACTACTGGCGGGATTGATAGCTGACGTGACGCCGGGCGACTGTGTTCTCGTAATGGGAGCCAGAGATCCGTCGCTGCCCGCTCTTGTGAGGAAAGTGGTCAATCTTTTTGGCGGAACAAAGAGAAAAGGTGTGACCGTCCAGTCATCGGAATAACAAATTTCTTGTCCGGAGGAATAATTTTCAACAGCCTGGTCCGGGCATGTTGTCGGAAACCCCGGAAACCTTTGAGGGTATTCACTCAGCGTTATCCGGAGTGAGCGTTCTTGATGCCCATGTGTATGACGGCAATCCCGTTCGATACCCGCCGGTAAGTGACCTCGTGAAAGCCTATTTTTTCAAGCATTCCTTTTAGTTCCTCGGGAGGAGGGAAGACCCGGATTGACTCAGGCAGATAGGTATACGCCTTTCGGGAGCCCACGATGAGGAGTCCAAGAAGAGGCATGATGGAAAAGGAATAGAGGTCATACAGCCACCGGAACGGTGTGAAGACTGGTTTAGAGAATTCGAGGCACATGAGCTGTCCACCTGGTTTCAACACCCGGTGCATCTCCCTGAAACCTAGCTCAATGTGAGTCAGGTTCCTGATTCCAAAACCTACCATGGCGGCGTCAAATTGGTTGGACCCGAAGGAGATGCACTCCGCGTCGCCTTGGACATAGAGGGCTTTTCTCCTTGCCTCTGCATTGACCTGTTTCTTTCTCCCTGTGACCATCATCTTTCTGTTGATGTCGTAAAGCACTACCTGTCCGGTAGGATGAACCTTCTTCATTGCGAGTATGGAAAGGTCGCCGGTGCCGGCGCACACGTCTATGACACTGTCTCCTGGCTTAAGAACGAGCATCCGAACGGCCGTTCTCTTCCAGAGGTAATGTATTCCGAAACTGAGCAGGGTATTCATCATATCGTATTTCTGCGCTACGGCGTCGAAATGATGTCGTACCCAGTTGACCTTCTCATGGGCTGGAATCTTTTGATAACCGAAATCGGCGGTCTCCATATCTTTCATGGCGTCATCCCTTCCTTGAGTCTTGCCTTCACCGTCATCAGCTTTTAAGAGGAACTATGCCGACTTCTTCCCTCTATAAAGTCTTTGATCTTTTAACTTCACTGACAACGCCATTATACCAGAGAGCAAAACAATCCTCCAGTGCTGGATGCCGCTGTTAAAAATGTTTATGAATATATAATCCAATTTGTATACTATATTTTTAGCTTTAATTTATTAAGGGGTGATAATATTTATCATGTTCCAATGCACATTCACTCTAAACAATCAGCCAATGAGTTTCATCAAAGGACCTGGTTTTGAGTACGAGGCGTATTCGGGATAACTTGAATATCGCAACAAGGTTGCGTTTCAATGCACGCCCATGTTCGGTGCGATCCCGAATTGGTCGCTATGCAATAGCAGACAGGGAAAGCGGTGGTCTGAAAAGTAAGATTATCGCCGCAATTAAGTCAATAAAGAAGCTCTAGCAACCGTTTTGACTGGTTTGTCTTATACGTCTTGGATAATCGAATAGACGACGAAGTGTTTTGCAATGGAGTAAGGCGTGGTGAATTCCGACTTCATCCTGGCGGATCGCCAGGCAGAAGCTCCGGCTGTGTAACTTTGCCTAACAGTGGTGATTTTCGCATGTTGCGCCATAGGATAATTGCCCAAAGATGTATTATCCCGGGGCACAACTTTGAGGTTTATGGCGTTCTCAATAGTTATTGCGTAAACTGTTTAAGATCGTTCGTAAGACCGTTCTGTGGCTTTTTTGGATCTTTGTTATTCACCTGCTATACTGTGCTTTTATATCAGGTACGCGCTTAATTAAGTTACCCAGAATGGGCACACAAACCAGTCACTGGATAATTTTGACGTTTGAAACTTCACCGGAAGATGCGGATTGTGTCGCCCTATCGTTTCTTGCCGCTGTACATCTTGCATTAATCGCCGTATCTTTCGGTTTACTCTGCTTAGGCTTTAGGTGGTGGAAGCGGAAAAAAGAAAAAGCATCAGAGCGCTTGATTTTATCATAAATATATGGACGTTTGAGCCTGGAAGATTTATAGGTGACCCAAACCACTTCAATGTGAGACTAAACAACTACTATACAAACCGTAGAAGTCTGTGATTAAGGAAAGTTGGGAGGGAGTATCCTGACGAAGGAATACCGTTTGTCCGCTTAAATAAGAATGCTGTTTCATGTCTGGTAGATATCCAGATCGGTCTTTTCCGCGGCACTCCTTCTGTCAAGAGAAAAGGCAAATCGCATTTGTATCAACAGAGAAAGTGAGTGTTTACAATAAGGTTTGTTGATACTTATAAAGTTGCACAAAAAAAATTCCGAGAAAGTTAAGTTTGTTCTTGACAAGCAACCGTCAATCATAATAAAAAACATGTGAAATAAATAACAACTTTATGGATACTTTAAGCCAATTTTTCCCTGTTCTGGTCTTTTTTCTGGTGGCGATTGTATTTGCAATTGTGCCGGTGGCGGTCCCGTATTTTCTGGCTCCCCGGACTGCAGGAAAAAAGACACTGTCTACTTATGAATGTGGAGTAGAACCTTTCGGCGGAGCATGGATAAGATACAGCGCGGCTTATTATATTTATGCGCTCATTTTCATTGCTTTTGATGTTGATGTCCTATACCTGTTCCCTGTGGCCATGAGTTATACTAGGGGAGCAAACATGTATGAGTTCTACTCATTGATTATCTTTGTTGCAATCCTTGCGTTTGCAATAATCTATGCATGGGGAAAAGGAGTATTCACCTGGAAACGAAAGATGCAATTATAAAATTTGCGCTCCTTGACGACATCCTTAACCTCGCCCGGGCGAATTCGCTTTGGCCTATGACGTTTGGCCTTGCATGTTGCGCAATTGAGATGATGTCTACCGCCATGGCAAAATTCGACCTTGCCCGGTTCGGCGCCGAGATTTTCAGGCCGTCACCCCGGCAGGCGGATGTCATGATTGTATCAGGCACTGTTACAAAGAAAATGGCGCCCCTGCTCGTGACTCTATACGAACAGATGCCGGCACCGAAGTGGGTAATCGCCATGGGCAACTGTGCCATATCGGGCGGTCCTTTTTTGTTTGAAGACCAGTATAATCTCGTTGAAGGAGTTGACCTTCTCGTTCCCGTGGATGTCTATGTGCCAGGTTGTCCTCCAAGACCGGAAGCTCTCCTTGAAGGTCTTCTTAAGTTGGAGGAAAAACTGACCGGAAAAAGAAGGTTCCCTACGCCAGAGGCAAAATGGTAACAGATATTCTGGAAAAATTAAAAACGACTATTGGAGCGGCGGAAATTTCGGAGGTCTCTTATGAGGAGAGAGGCTACCATATCAGTGTAGCGGCTTCCAAAGAAACCCTCCACAATGTCATAAAATTCTTTGACGACAGAAAATTTTATTTCGAAGATATGCTCTGTGTCGACTACAAGGATTATCTTGAAGTCGTCTATTTCTTTAATAATTACCGCTTTCTGTGTCGGGTGAAAGTAACCTTAAAAGTAGACCCGGCGAATCCTCACGTGGCCACTATGTCTGGCATATTCGATGGGGCTGCTTGGTATGAGAGGGAAATTCATGAGTTCTTTGGAGTGGTTTTTGATGGCCACCCCAATATGGGGTATCTATTTCTCCATGACGGCATAGAATTTTATCCCCTCCGCAAAGGGAAAGTGCGCATTCCGCCGGAAGATCGGGAGCGGCTCGCGTACTTTAAAGTAGATGAGCAGGAAGATGCATTTACCGTCAATTTCGGACCTCAGCACCCCAGCACCCATGGTGTTTTGCGTGTCGTAGTGAAGATGAACGGGGAGTATGTGGAGGCGGCGGAGCCAGTCCTCGGGTATCTTCACAGGATGCAGGAAAAAATGGGTGAAAACCGGGGTTTTATGCAGTTCTTGCCCAACACGAGCAGGATGGACTATCTTGGGCCCATGAGCTTTAATGCCGCATATGTAAGTGCAGTGGAAAAGCTGTGCAAAATTTCTGTTCCCGAGAGAGCTAATATTATAAGAGCGATCACCATTGAATTGAACAGGATCTCAAGCCACCTTCTCTGGCTTGGCGCGTATCTGGCCGACTTGGGTGGCCTTACGCCTTTCCTCTATGTGTTTGACGACAGAGAGCAGATAAACGACATCCTTGAACGCATAACGGGATCGAGACTCACTTACTGCTATATGAGATTTGGTGGTCTCTACAATGACGTAGATGAAAAGTTCATAGAGGGGACGAGGGCTTTTATAGCGAGAATGTACGATCGTTTGAAAATGTACGACACTCTTGTCACGAAGAATGTTATATTCATAAATAGGACAAAGGGCATAGGTATACTGGATGAGGAAGGAGCTAGGAAATATGGGTTCTCCGGTCCTGTACTCCGAAGCGTGGGAGTGCCCTATGATATCAGAAAAACCGAACCCTATGCGGCGTACGGCCGAATTAACTTTGATGTACCGATCGGAAAGAGCGGTGATGTACTTGACCGGTACATGGTAAGAGTTCACGACATGGAAGTCAGCATGAAAATCATTAAGCAGTCTTTGGACATGCTTAGTGACGGTCCTTATGTTGCCGAAAAGGTGCCGAAGAAGATGAAGCCTGTTGCGGGGGATGTCTACCAGGCCGCTGAGTCTCCGCGAGGAGAGGTCGGGGTTTATATAGTGAGCGATGGGACTGATACCCCTTACAGGATGCACTGGCGGGTGCCCTCTTTCTCGAACCTTATAATCTTCCCGTACCTTGCTCCAGGGACACTGATAGCTGATGCCATATCTATTTTAGGGAGTCTTGATCTTTGTATACCGGAGATAGATAGGTGAAAAACAGGATTCTGGAAACCAGGAATATAGTATGAATTGGATCATTGATTTAGTCGGGAAAGATTTAATGTGGTTGGTCGCCGGTCTCGTGGGCGTGATTGCCATGATAGTTATCAACACAGTCATCCTGACATGGGTTGAGCGTAAGGTTTCGGGTCACATGCAGAGAAGAATAGGCCCGAAAGAAGTTGGTCCGTACGGTCTTATTCAGGCTATTGCGGACAGTCTGAAGCTGTTAGGTAAAGATATTATTACCCCCGGACACGTTGAAAGGCCGCTCTACTTTCTTGCTCCAATAGTCATTATTATCCCGGTTCTTGTTTCTTTCGTTGTTATTCCTTTCAGTTCTTTTCTTCAAGTAAAAGATATTGATGTGGGGATACTTGTAATTTTTGCTTTCTCATCGCTGACCGTACTCTCCCTTCTTCTTGCTGGGTGGGGTTCGAACAACAAATATTCCCTTATCGGCGCCATGAGGAGCGTTGCCCAGAACATTGCCTACGAAATACCTCTTCTCCTCACTCTTCTCCCTGTTATCCTTATGTGTAATTCCTTGTCCCTCCGGGATATTGTGGAGGCGCAGAAGGATGTATGGTTTGTACTGTATCATCCAATCCCCTTCTTAATCTACTTTATCGCAGGGGTAGCGGAGACCAACAGGACGCCCTTTGACCTCGCCGAGGCAGAAAGCGAACTCGTGGCCGGCTTTCATACCGAGTATTCAGGCATGAGATTCGCCCTGTTCTTTATGGCGGAGTACACCAATATATTTATTGTCAGTGCTATAGCTGCCATATTTTTCCTTGGTGGTTACCAGGGGCCCATCCTGCCGGGAATCGTCTGGTTCTTCATAAAGACATATTTTCTGGTTTTTGTAATAGTATGGTTCAGATGGACCTTCCCGAGGGTGAGGTTTGACCAGTTGCTTAACTTCTCATGGAAAATACTGATACCAGTCTCGTTTTTGTGGTTGCTAATCTGTGGAGGTTTGCTGAAGATACTATGATGCTACCAGCTGAGATCATAAAAGGCGCAGCTTCTCTCATCATGGGTATGGGAGTCACACTCAAGGCTTTTTTCATGCCTGTAGTGACCACGCAGTATCCACGGGAGACCCTTGAACTGCCGGAAAGGTTCCGGGGTCATATAAAGCTTATCGGTGATCCTGATGTGCCTGACCGGACGAAATGTATAGTATGTATGGCTTGTATAAGGGCGTGCCCTTCTGGGACCATAAAGAAGATTGAGGGTGAGAAGAAAGAGGGCGAAAAGAAGAAGACATGCACGGAGTACATGCTTGATTTTACGACATGCAGTCAGTGCGGGATATGCGTGGAAGTATGCCCCGTGGACGCTCTTGATTTCTCCCATGATTATAATATCGCGGTCCACACACGAGCAGAATGTACATTTGATCTTGTGAAAGAATACGAGAAGAGGAAATAGATGACCCTCGGCGAAATAATTTTTGTCTTCATGACGCTTGTTACCATCTTCGGAGCTCTCGCTACGGTGTTGATGAGTTCCATGATCTATGCTCTAATTGGACTGATAGTCACCATGTTCGGTATTGCGGGTCTTTATGTATATCTCAACGCCCCGTTTGTAGCCATGATGCAGATCCTCATATACGTGGGAGCCATCTGTATTCTGATTGTTTTTGCCGTCATGATTGCCGGTCCGCATTATCTTCGCAGGAGGCCCATTAAAGAGTGGAAGATAAGCAAGCTCCTGATAGCGTTTGCTATCTCCGTTTTTACCTTCCTCATCTTTTTGACCTTTATAAGAGGAAATTTCGATGGGGATGGCAAAATGGCGCTAATTAACACCAAAGATTTGGGGAGGGCTCTGTTCGATACATATGCGTTCCCTTTTGAGTTGATCTCTTTGCTAATCATGGTGAGCATAGTGGGCGCAATTATGCTTGTCCTTTCCTCTAAGGAGGAAAAATGACGGACACTCTTCTCTTCAATAACCTGTACGTATATCTCTTTGTCGCTCTCTTCCTTATTTCGGCGGGAATATTGGGCGTTCTTTACAGGAAGACACTTATTGGGATGCTTATCTCTTTGGAACTTGTTATGAATGGGGTAGGTCTGAATTTTGTGGCCTTGAGTAGGCTAAACAATGGAAGCGGCGTGGCGGGACAAGTCTTTACCCTATTTATTATGGGTATTGCGGCGGCGGAGGCCGCCATAGCCTTAGGTCTCATTATTTTCATATTCCGGAGATACAGGCATATAGAAAGTGAAAAGTTGAAGGAGATGAAGGACTGATAGACTATGCTGATTGAAAGTATACAACCCCTTATACCCATAGTAATCGTTCTTGTGACGACTCTCCTCATATCTCTGTCAGGGAAAAAGCCGAATCTGCGGGAATTTTGGTCCTTAGCCGGCGCTGTGCTGACCTTCATATCCGTGGCGGTCATGGTTCCGGTAATAATGCACGGAGGTAAGATTGTATATACCCTCTCGACCATAGCGCCTGGCATCTCCCTCAATTTCAGAGTAGACGCACTCTCCTTGATTTTCGGTATTGTATCTTCTTTTCTCTGGATTTTCGCGACGTCATATAATATTGGCTATATGAGGTCCTTGGATGAGCATGCTCAGACACGGTATTACACATGCTTCGCCATTGCTATACTCGGGGCCCAGGGTGTTGCCTTTTCTGGAAGCCTTTTTTCGCTATATCTTTTTTATGAGATCATTACCATTTTTACATATCCTCTCGTTGCCCACCATCAGGATCAGGATGGCTACGGTGGGGCGAAGAAGTACATCGTATATCTCATGGGTACATCAAAGGGGTTTCTCCTTCCGGCAGTGGTACTTACATGGGTTTTTACGGGTACCCTTGATTTTGCTGACAATATAACAGGCGGGATTTTTCCGAAAGATGCTAACGGTGTGTGGGTGAGTGTCACCTACGTGCTATTTATTGCAGGGTTCGCAAAGGCTGCCATTATGCCTCTCCACAACTGGCTTCCTTCGGCTATGGTTGCACCTACGCCTGTGAGTGCGTTGCTCCATGCAGTGGCTGTTGTGAAAGCGGGTGTCTTCTGCATCTCTAGAGTGATGCTTTCCACTTTCGGTGTGGAGTTGTTGCAGAACCTTAATTTGGGTCTTTACACGGCATACGCGGTCTCCTTCACTATACTGACGGCTTCGGTGATAGCACTTACAAAAGATGATCTGAAGGCAAGACTTGCATACTCCACCGTGAGTCAGCTTTCCTATGTTGTCCTTGGGATAGCTCTTCTTGACGTGCCCGGTATTACCGGTGGTATTATCCATATAGTGAATCACGGCTTCAGCAAAATCACCCTGTTTTTTTGCGCTGGAGCCATTTATGTGGCAACCCACAAGAAAAAGATTAGCGATATGGCAGGCATAGGATATGCAATGCCCTTTACCATGGGTGCTTTTGCCATTGGCTCTTTGAGTATGATAGGAGCTCCCCCCGTGGCAGGTTTTGTCACGAAATGGTATTTGCTGAATGGTGCTTTGGAGATCCATAACATCCCTATCCTTGTCGTGCTCATGGCAAGCACGATCCTGAACGCCGGTTATTTTGCGCCCATAACGATCAAGGCATTTTTCGAAGGAAGAAAGCAGGGATGGACAAAGGCTGATATAAAAGAGGCACCTATCACGATGGTAGTCCCTCTTGTGCTTGCTTCGCTTATCTCAGTTGCTCTCGGTCTCTTTCCGAGCTTTTTCACTAATCTCATAGGAAGGCTCTTCTCATGATACTAAAGTGGATTGAGTTTCTGCGGGCCCATATGGGCGGGTTAAAGACGGTTTTAATTGTTTACCTGGTAGCCTTGGGTGTGTTTGATGTCATGCAGTCGCGGGTCCACGCCCACTATCTGATTGATAAGATCTATTTATACTGGACCCTATTCGGGAGTATAGGTTGTTTCATCCTTATTAAAGTAGCAAAGGGTATTGCCCATCTATTTCTGGGAAAAGACGAGGATTTTTATGGATAAGTGGATTCATCCGGCTATCTTTTTTTTCATCGGGAGTCTCCTGCTTCCTTTCTTTAAAGGGAAAGCAAAGAAAGGGCTGGCCCTTCTTATCCCCATCCTTTCTATTATCGACGTAGCCATGATGCGCGAGGGAATGTACGGCGTTTGCCGCTTTCTTAATACGGACATTCTTATTGGCAGGGTGGACAAACTGAGCCTTATCTTTGCCTGGGTCTTTACCATCATGGCCTTTCTCGGCGCTCTTTATGGTCTTCACCGGAAGGAAGACGGACACTACATAGCCGGTTCCTTTTATATCGGGGGTTCCTTAGGGGCCATCTTCGCAGGGGATTATCTGACACTCTTTGTGTTTTGGGAAGTCATGGCTTTCTCGTCGGTCTTCCTTGTCTGGTATCGGAGAGTGCAGAGGTCTGTTGACGCTGGGTATCGCTACCTCTTGGTGCACGTCTTTGGCGGACTCTGTTTCTTTATGGGCATGATGCTCTATTATTCAAAGACAGGTAATTTTGTTTTCACGAGAATTCTGCCGGATCATGCCGGTGTCGCAGAATATCTTATTCTCGCCGGTTTTTGCCTTAATGCGGCTGTCATCCCCCTTCATGCGTGGCTCCCTGATGCGTATCCTGAATCTACGGTAGAAGGAGCGGTGCTTATGTGTGCTTTTACCACGAAAACCGCTGTCTATGTGCTTGCGCGGGGTTTTCCCGGGTTTGAGGTGCTGGCCATAATGGGGACCGCCATGACGGTGTACGGGGTGTTCTACGCTGTTATAGAAAATGATATACGTCGGGTCTTGGCTTACCATATTGTAAGTCAGGTGGGATACATGGTTGCTGGTGTGGGAATTGGGACGGACCTTGCCCTTAATGGGGCGTGTGCACATGCGTTTGCCCATATCCTTTACAAGGCGCTCCTATTCATGGGCGCTGGGTCGGTGCTGTATATGACGGGTACGGCAAAACTGTCTAAGTTGGGTGGACTCTATAAGTATATGCCCCTCACGATGATTTTCTACATTGTAGGCGCCATATCTATTTCGGGATTCCCGTTCTTCAGCGGTTTTGTGAGCAAATCAATGATTACTGCGTCAGCCCATGAGACAGGGAGGCTCTGGCTCTTCACTTTCATGAACCTTGCTGGGATCGGTACATTCCTTTCGGTGGGCCTGAAGGTTACGTATTTCGCATTTTTCGCCAAAGAAGCACCCATAAAGGCGAAAGAGCCTCCAAAGAACATGCTCTGGGCTATGGGACTTACATCTGCCTTATGTTTTATAATCGGTATTTATCCTGATTCACTTTACGCACTTCTGCCGTATAATGCCGAATATCATCCGTACACGTCTCACCACTTTGCAGAGATGTTGCAGATATTATCTTTCACCGGTCTTGTATTCTTCCTCCTAGTGAAAAAACTGAGTCCTGAAGACAAGATGAATTTGGATCTCGACTATTTCTACAGGAAGGGCGGGAAAATCTTTATGTGGATAGATAACAAGATCATTGCTCCCATTGATGGATTCTGGGGTGAATTGTATAAGACATTGGCGCTTAAGGCGCTTTTCGGAAAGGCCAAAGCTTCGTATGGCTTCGATAGGCACGTAATCGACGGAATCGTGGACGGATCAGCTTTGACCGTAAAGACTGTCGGGTTGGTGGTGAGGAAGCTTCAGACGGGGAAAATTCAGGCCTATATCGGTATGGCTTTGGTGATATTTTTCTCCATCGTCTGGTTTATTACAATGGGTAGGTAAATAAATGATGCATATGGACCAAATTTTGATAATGAACCACTTAGATTTTCCGATTCTATCGACAACGATATTTTTACCACTTGTAGGGGCATGTCTGCTCCTCTTTCTTCGCAATGACACGGTTATAAAGGTGACGGCTTCCGTTACGGGCCTGATCAACTTCGTGATATCCCTTCTTCTCTATGTGGATTTCAACGTTGCGACACACCTGTTTCAGTTTGGCGAGATGAAGGCGTGGATCCCGGCATACAATATCAATTATGCTCTAGGTATTGACGGAATCACTATTTTCTTAATCCTTCTGACCACATTTCTTACACCTCTATGCGTTCTCTCTGCTTGGTCCGCCATACAGACCAGGGTGAAGGAGTTCATGTTCTGCATTCTTATGATGGAGAGTGCCATGATCGGGGTCTTCTGCGCCTTGGATTTTATTCTTTTTTATGTGTTCTGGGAGGCTATGCTTATACCCATGTATCTTCTGATCGCCGTATGGGGCGGTCCGAGGAAAGATTATGCGTCTATTAAGTTTTTTATCTACACACTGTTTGGGAGCGTCTTTCTACTTGTTGCTATTATTGCTCTATATCTGAACAATCAGACATTCTCTATTCCTGCGGCGATGTCCGGGAACTATAGTTTTACGTTCCAGTTCTGGGTTTTTTTGGCTTTCGCTCTTGCATTTGCTATTAAAGTGCCTATGTTCCCATTTCACACTTGGTTGCCAGCAGCGCACACCGAGGCACCCACTGTGGGGAGTGTTTTTCTCGCTAGTGTTCTGCTCAAAATGGGGACCTACGGATTCCTGAGATTTTGCCTTCCTGTGACGCCGCAGGCGAGCGTATACTTTGCCCCTCTCATGATCGTTCTATCTGTTATAGGGATTATCTACGGAGGTTTGGTCTGTCTGAGTCAGACAGACATGAAGAAAATGATTGCATATTCAAGTGTGGCCCATATGGGGTTTGCCACGCTTGGCATATTCGCCTTTACGCTTTTCGGGTTTGAGGGAGCCCTTCTCCAGATGCTGAATCATGGTGTAACCACAGGCGGACTTTTTCTGTGTGTCGGCATTATCTATGAGAGGACACATAGTCGCGAGATATTTGACAATGCCGGGTTAGGTAAGATCATGCCAGTATATACTGGTTTATTCGGTCTATTCGCAATCTCCGGCTTTGCGTTTCCCGGTACCAATAACTTTGTAGGGGAGCTTTATATATTGTTAGGAACGTTCCTGCAGCATAAAGTCGCGGGATTCTTCGCTGTTGTGGGGGCGATTTTGGCTGCGGCCTATATGCTCCGCCTGCTGAAGCAAATTGTGTGGGGCAGAGAGGATAAGAGGATAATTCC
Protein-coding sequences here:
- a CDS encoding 4Fe-4S binding protein, encoding MMLPAEIIKGAASLIMGMGVTLKAFFMPVVTTQYPRETLELPERFRGHIKLIGDPDVPDRTKCIVCMACIRACPSGTIKKIEGEKKEGEKKKTCTEYMLDFTTCSQCGICVEVCPVDALDFSHDYNIAVHTRAECTFDLVKEYEKRK
- a CDS encoding monovalent cation/H+ antiporter subunit D family protein, encoding MLIESIQPLIPIVIVLVTTLLISLSGKKPNLREFWSLAGAVLTFISVAVMVPVIMHGGKIVYTLSTIAPGISLNFRVDALSLIFGIVSSFLWIFATSYNIGYMRSLDEHAQTRYYTCFAIAILGAQGVAFSGSLFSLYLFYEIITIFTYPLVAHHQDQDGYGGAKKYIVYLMGTSKGFLLPAVVLTWVFTGTLDFADNITGGIFPKDANGVWVSVTYVLFIAGFAKAAIMPLHNWLPSAMVAPTPVSALLHAVAVVKAGVFCISRVMLSTFGVELLQNLNLGLYTAYAVSFTILTASVIALTKDDLKARLAYSTVSQLSYVVLGIALLDVPGITGGIIHIVNHGFSKITLFFCAGAIYVATHKKKISDMAGIGYAMPFTMGAFAIGSLSMIGAPPVAGFVTKWYLLNGALEIHNIPILVVLMASTILNAGYFAPITIKAFFEGRKQGWTKADIKEAPITMVVPLVLASLISVALGLFPSFFTNLIGRLFS
- a CDS encoding NADH-quinone oxidoreductase subunit D, which translates into the protein MVTDILEKLKTTIGAAEISEVSYEERGYHISVAASKETLHNVIKFFDDRKFYFEDMLCVDYKDYLEVVYFFNNYRFLCRVKVTLKVDPANPHVATMSGIFDGAAWYEREIHEFFGVVFDGHPNMGYLFLHDGIEFYPLRKGKVRIPPEDRERLAYFKVDEQEDAFTVNFGPQHPSTHGVLRVVVKMNGEYVEAAEPVLGYLHRMQEKMGENRGFMQFLPNTSRMDYLGPMSFNAAYVSAVEKLCKISVPERANIIRAITIELNRISSHLLWLGAYLADLGGLTPFLYVFDDREQINDILERITGSRLTYCYMRFGGLYNDVDEKFIEGTRAFIARMYDRLKMYDTLVTKNVIFINRTKGIGILDEEGARKYGFSGPVLRSVGVPYDIRKTEPYAAYGRINFDVPIGKSGDVLDRYMVRVHDMEVSMKIIKQSLDMLSDGPYVAEKVPKKMKPVAGDVYQAAESPRGEVGVYIVSDGTDTPYRMHWRVPSFSNLIIFPYLAPGTLIADAISILGSLDLCIPEIDR
- the nuoK gene encoding NADH-quinone oxidoreductase subunit NuoK, translating into MTDTLLFNNLYVYLFVALFLISAGILGVLYRKTLIGMLISLELVMNGVGLNFVALSRLNNGSGVAGQVFTLFIMGIAAAEAAIALGLIIFIFRRYRHIESEKLKEMKD
- a CDS encoding DUF2778 domain-containing protein, which gives rise to MDNRIDDEVFCNGVRRGEFRLHPGGSPGRSSGCVTLPNSGDFRMLRHRIIAQRCIIPGHNFEVYGVLNSYCVNCLRSFVRPFCGFFGSLLFTCYTVLLYQVRA
- the nuoB gene encoding NADH-quinone oxidoreductase subunit NuoB; its protein translation is MGKRSIHLETKDAIIKFALLDDILNLARANSLWPMTFGLACCAIEMMSTAMAKFDLARFGAEIFRPSPRQADVMIVSGTVTKKMAPLLVTLYEQMPAPKWVIAMGNCAISGGPFLFEDQYNLVEGVDLLVPVDVYVPGCPPRPEALLEGLLKLEEKLTGKRRFPTPEAKW
- a CDS encoding NADH-quinone oxidoreductase subunit J, coding for MTLGEIIFVFMTLVTIFGALATVLMSSMIYALIGLIVTMFGIAGLYVYLNAPFVAMMQILIYVGAICILIVFAVMIAGPHYLRRRPIKEWKISKLLIAFAISVFTFLIFLTFIRGNFDGDGKMALINTKDLGRALFDTYAFPFELISLLIMVSIVGAIMLVLSSKEEK
- the ndhC gene encoding NADH-quinone oxidoreductase subunit A, translated to MDTLSQFFPVLVFFLVAIVFAIVPVAVPYFLAPRTAGKKTLSTYECGVEPFGGAWIRYSAAYYIYALIFIAFDVDVLYLFPVAMSYTRGANMYEFYSLIIFVAILAFAIIYAWGKGVFTWKRKMQL
- the ubiE gene encoding bifunctional demethylmenaquinone methyltransferase/2-methoxy-6-polyprenyl-1,4-benzoquinol methylase UbiE translates to MKDMETADFGYQKIPAHEKVNWVRHHFDAVAQKYDMMNTLLSFGIHYLWKRTAVRMLVLKPGDSVIDVCAGTGDLSILAMKKVHPTGQVVLYDINRKMMVTGRKKQVNAEARRKALYVQGDAECISFGSNQFDAAMVGFGIRNLTHIELGFREMHRVLKPGGQLMCLEFSKPVFTPFRWLYDLYSFSIMPLLGLLIVGSRKAYTYLPESIRVFPPPEELKGMLEKIGFHEVTYRRVSNGIAVIHMGIKNAHSG
- the nuoH gene encoding NADH-quinone oxidoreductase subunit NuoH, with amino-acid sequence MNWIIDLVGKDLMWLVAGLVGVIAMIVINTVILTWVERKVSGHMQRRIGPKEVGPYGLIQAIADSLKLLGKDIITPGHVERPLYFLAPIVIIIPVLVSFVVIPFSSFLQVKDIDVGILVIFAFSSLTVLSLLLAGWGSNNKYSLIGAMRSVAQNIAYEIPLLLTLLPVILMCNSLSLRDIVEAQKDVWFVLYHPIPFLIYFIAGVAETNRTPFDLAEAESELVAGFHTEYSGMRFALFFMAEYTNIFIVSAIAAIFFLGGYQGPILPGIVWFFIKTYFLVFVIVWFRWTFPRVRFDQLLNFSWKILIPVSFLWLLICGGLLKIL